The segment TATCCCAACCTTCGGCAATGAGGAGAATAGTATTGCCCTGTGGATCTCTCACTGGTTTTAGTGAAAAATCGATATCCATCAGTTCTTTACCTAATGGATGGGTGGTTTCGAACCGTATCACCTCGCCGTTTCTGACCCGGGTGATCGCATTTTTTAATTGTTCCTGGCTGGCAGGATCGTGTGTCCACCATGAGGTAAGCCAGAGCGGTTTTCCGAGTTCTGATCGTGGATCTTTATGCTCATCCTGGAGATATTTGGTTACAACCGTGTTGAGTTCTATCAGGGTTCCCTGGGGGTCAAGGACGGCCATCAAATGAAATGTCTGATTAAAAACCGCCCGGAATTGTCCCACACTCTCCTTCAGGGCTTTTTCCTTTTCTGTTAAATCATGGAGGATGAGGTTATATGGCCTGGTCAGGCTGATGACGACAAATGCCCGGTAGAATAGATAGACTGATAAAAATCTGAAGAGGTGCCCGAGCATATTCGTGAAACCAAAAACTGAGACATAGGAGGTGAATGCCAGTTCTCCAAGAATGAGGAGTACCTGTGCAACGATGATATACTGCCAGACTTCATTATCAAAGTGTTTCCGTTTATGATACAGGATAATGATCGTGGCAATAAGGATGAGTGAAATGAGGTACTCACTTGTAATCTTAAACCGGGTGAGCCCGATACCTTCAATGTAGCAGGTTGGGAAGATTTGCCAGATGAAGATACTGGCAAATATCAATGTAATGGCTGCAGTGAAAACGGTAATGATGATATCTGCATCATACTTCCGGCCTTTTGTAATCGTTCTACCAATAAAAAGTGACCCAATAATGAATGAAATGCTCTGGAAGTATCGTGCTGCAATCCAGAGTTGGGTAGCATAATCCGCATCGGGACCGGGTACTATTCCCATCCCCTTATATGCAAGTGTATGTACAAGATCAATTCCTCCGATAAAGAGGAATGAGATCCCCAGAATGAGGAAAAATGTATCGTTGATGACACCACGGGTATTCCAGATGATGATGAAGATGGAGAATGCAACTGCAATACCGGCGAGTTCAACAACTCCATGAAAGAGAAGGTAATTTCGGAGACTTATGTAGAAGAGGACAACAAGGACAGTTGCGATGAAGGTAATCTGAAGAAAACCTGACGGGCTGGTGAGTTCTTTCAGGTCTCTTCGCAATGTGGTATAAATATCGGTCATCGTTTTTTCTTGCCTATTCCCAATATGCTTCTATAAGATTTTTACCAGATAAGGGTATTTCACTAGATCTATGGGTTGGGAAACTTCATGTTAGAGAGAGATGTTCGGGTTTTTGTTCCGCTCTCATGTACTGAATTACAGTTTTTTAAGTATATGCGTATCTTTTGGGATAAAATAAGATTGGCCAGCCTTGTGATCGGTTGAGACTGGGCACCAGGTCGTATTATAATTCCTGATATTTGAGTTTTTGATATAAATTATACTTTCATTCCACTCTTGAATTTTAATTTCCTGAGTTATGGTATCTTTTGCATGAATACGAATCAATATGATCTGTGTGGTACAAACGAGTGTGTTTAGGCATCTATAAATGTCTCCTTATGAAATATTGATCAGAAATCTCAAAGACCTGGTAATACGTGCTGCATGTTAAAAACTGTCGTAAATATTTAACATATTTCTTTCAGTTAAGGGGTTCGCTGGTATGGCATTTCAAAATTATCCGTTGTTTTACCTATTTTTTCTCTCTGCATTAATTACAGGATATCTATCCCTTTACACATGGAAGAGGAGAGAGATTCGAAGTGCAAAATCATTTAGCATTCTGATGGGTCTTATCTCTGTATGGTCTCTCTTCTATGGATTTGAGGTTATCACAGATGATCCCGCACTTCATGTCCTTTTTTTGAAACTTGAGTATCTTGCCATACCCTGGATTTCAGGTTTTCTGATTCTGTTTGCACTGGAATTTGGAGGATATACGAAATACCTGACAAATAAATTATTGTTTCTGATTTTTCTCATCCCGGTTATCGTGTTTATCGGGTATTTTACAAATGATTACCATCACCTGTATTATGAAAATTCAACATTTCTCCTGATCAATGACCTGGTGGTCATTTCCAATACTCCGGGGATGCTATACCGACTCCTCACTGTAGCCAATATTGCAGCTGCCATTTTCGGATTTTTAGTTGTTCTTCAGGTATATTATCATGCTCCGCCATTGCTCCGTCCTCAACTCAAATATACTCAATTATCCTTTATTGTGGGAATCGTGTGTGTATTATCATATTTCGTGTTTCCGAAATTGTATCCAGATTTTGATTTGTCTCCCATTTTTCTCGTGATAATTGGTGTTTTTTTACTTCATGCCATATTCAGGTACAAACTTCTCGATCTCATGTATATCCCGTACCGGAACATTTTCAGTTACCTTCATGAAGGTGTGATGGTACTGGATCCAAAAAACCGGATACTGGAGATTAATGAAGCAGCATCACTCTTCTTTGATCAAGATCAGGAAATATTGCGGGGAAGGAATCTGGAATCAATAGATTCGCCTCTCAAAGAGTATTACCCGGCCTTAACTGGAAATGACGGAACAAAGTTTACTATTCACAAGAAAAAAGACCAGACAGAATATTTTTTTCTTGTTGAGATGTATCCGGTCTATAATTTGAAAGAGATGATAACATGCAGGATGGTTATTTTACATGATATATCAGATATTACAAAGTCTAACAAGGCACTTGAAGAAGCAGGAAAAAAATTAAGTTTATTAAATTGCATTACCCGGCATGATCTTCTGAATCAAATCGCGATAGTTTCAGGATATTCAAATGTCATGATCGATTCATCATACAATCCGGACCTCTATAAACATCATTTAGAGATTATCAGGGATTCTTCTGATATGATGAAAGATTTAATTCAGTTTACCGCAGCCTATCAAAATCTTGGAGTCGGAAGTCCGGTCTGGTTATCAGTAGAAGGATTAGCAACCCGGGCATGGAAATCTCTTCCAAATGCTGATGGGATTTCGCTTGAAGTTCGCTCAAGCGTTGAAATTTTTGCTGATTTATTACTGGAAAAAGTATTTTTCAATCTTTTTGATAATTCAATCAGGCATGGAGGGGAAATACACAAAATCTCAATATTTTCATATGAACAAAATGGAATTCATTTTCTGGTATACGAGGATGATGGTATGGGAATCGAACCCGAAATTAAACCTAAAATATTCAGTCGCGGGTTTGGGAAAAATACCGGGTACGGATTGTTTCTGATTCGCGAAATCCTGTCGATTACATCTATTACTATTAATGAAACCGGGATATATGGAAAAGGTGTGAGATTTGAGATGAAAATTCCCGCCGGTGGTGTCAGGAAGAGATCAGATAATTCTGGCAGTGAGGAGAGGGAAGAGAAATAATTTTTTATATATCGTTATATTAATTGCCTTCATCTCTGGTTGTATGGAGGTTCGTGGTTTTCGAGCAGAGGGTGAGATCAAATATATTCACCCTCAAAAATGGGGTTTATTCCTGTTCTGAGTTACCTGGTGATTCCATTTTACGTCAGGTCATAATTTGGTTTTGAGAGAGTGCTATTTTTCTGATTAAACCAATTATTTGGTTAATATTGTAAATTGGAGTGAAATAATTTGATTTTGTCTTTGTAATATCTCCCAAAAAATCCTTTACATATCCTTTTTATATTGGCCTATTTATGGATGAGTTGATATAGACTATGTTGTAAATCTGGAGGGGAATTACGGGTCCTTATTGTGTGAATAGTGACACTCAAATCAAAGTTATTTTTATAAATCACGTGATTTGAGAGGGTTTTTTGTTGTGCATTGCAAAAAACCACGATATGGGGTTATTTAATGATCTCTTTGTTCATTACCTGATAAAATAAGGCTAAATTGGGCTTATTTTTACATGAAAGAAAAACAACCCATATTCTGATTACTCTCTTACAGAGGAATTAAACTACCCCGGATATCTCTATTCATATTATGATTTTTAGTCCCGAAGTCATACTCGAAAAACTAAATATTCTCCTTCCAATGTTTCAGAAAAAAAATTGAGTTGTCCGGATTGGATTATTTGGATCATCCATTCGCGGAGAGGCTTTTCCTAACAGTGACATTGACATTATTGTCGCCTTCCAGGAGAACAGGGAGATCTTTGATAATTATATGGACCTGAAGTCTTTTCTGGAGGATTAAGTCTATTTGAATTTTCTGAGTCTATAGCCTTGATAATATCTCGTAGTTTCCCGGGTGTCTATGATATATCTCTATTTTTTATAGGGGTTCGTGGCCTTGGATAGGTGAAATGAGTACGAGTGGTGTCTCTTACCCAACTTTATTCATTAATTGGTCTATCAAAAGTACTTTATAAAATTAGGTGAAAAAACACCGATAGAACCAATTTTAGAAGGAAATAAAGAAGCAAAATTCATTGCAATAAGATGTTGTCAACCTCCCGCTGGTTGTATTCGATGGACTTTCAACTCCTTTCCGAGCATATGATAGAATTTGAGATAACTGATAGTTTTTCTCTAAAAATTGTGGAAAAAGTCAAAAAAGGATCAAACCCGAATTATAAAATTCTGAGGTAATTCCTCCTCAACAGAACGCTGAATGTGTTGCTCATATTGAAGGATTGTCAATGTAAATCGGAAGAAGAAGAATCAAACTCCGTCACCTATTTTTAAAGATTGATGTGATGAGTGGCATTAGTAATTATCTGACAATCTTTAGTTTTAACAAGAAAAAACGCGTTCAATTTGACAAACCCTACCGATATTTATCCTTGTAAAGCTACCATTGATATCACCCTGCTTTGTAGGAGGTATGGGAATGGTTAAAAAAATTTTAAGCATTATTGTTGTATTAATTCTCTTTTCATGTCTGATTTCAAGTGCAGTCGCTGAAAAAAGTAGTAATGTAACAGCTTCACTTTCAGAAGCAAAAAAAGAGGTAACTCCGGCTGGTGTCTGTGATCAACCATATGCTCTCTGTGATACCGCATATTGTGTTCCTTCACAGGATGACCCCTCAAAAGTTATCTGCTCTTGTTCGGTTGAAAAAGGACCATCAATAGGAGCAAAGAATTGTTCATCCTGGGCCCCCATTGGCATGTACAAAAATGAGGATGGACAATGGATGATTAAGGCAGGATATGCTGTTGGACAGATTACATCGACGTACTCATTCCATAATGCTGCCCCTGTTGATGGGCGTGAGATCGACGCTGCTAATACATCTTCTGATTATACGGGTGATGTATATTTGAAAACCATCCAAAACGGAACCTGGGCAGATTGCTGGACTAAACCCTGTTCAGTGCTTCCACAAGATATTACAGCAGATGTTAATACAGAAAGAAAAGCATCAGACAACGCTGTATGCAATTGTGGACTGGTTGTAAATTCATCTGAATGGTATATCGGAGTTAATGGAGTAGAAAAATGTGAAAATGCTTCAGTTGGACATGATTATATCATTTCAGGAGCAGACCCGAAGACCACTGATGGCGGCATGAAAATGCTGGCAAAATACATTAAAGACCATCCTGGATCAGATCCAACCCAGCAGTATATGATGGGATACTGTGAAAATTGCACTACATCTGCAAACTCAACTTCTTGATAAGGGGATTTTTCCTCTTTTTTCTGATATTCCTAAAAAACATCTCTTCATGTCACTCAAATTTCCCGATAATTTCTGGTGCCACTCTGATCTCTCCACGAGTGTTCTGTAGCGGATTTTTTCCCTGACAGAAGAGACGTATTGTTTTTCAATAGATTTTAAGTACTTCTTGAAAGATATCTGAAGAAAATATAATGGGTGAAATTACCAGGGAGTTATATCGAGGCAAACAACCACTAATGTACTGACCAAATTTAACTCCTAAAGATCCTCTGCAATAACCATATCCCATATTGAATGGCATCCCACATCTTACCCCACTTGAAACAGCGAAGAGCCAAACTGCTTAACATGAGAATATGGCCGGGAAAAAAGAAAATGGATCATAATTCACTTTTTCCGTGCTACATAGAAGGTTACCATAGTATGAGTTCCCGAACCATCATCTGGTAACAGGTCATCACATGTGTCTTCTACAGAAAACCCCTCTTCACCAAGGATGGCAACTATACTGTTATACTGGTAATAATGGGTCCAGAAACGGTACACCGAACATTGATCCGGTTCTGAGCAGACAATATGTTGCTGGAGGATAACATTTGCTCCCTCATAATGAAATGATTCAGATAGGACAAGATATGTCCCCATTTTCCAAAACCCGTCATTTGCCATATCCCAAGATTTACCTGGAATTGTCATGACGGCGGGTGCTTTGGGATTGAGGGTATCAAAAATGAATAATCCCCCTGGTTTTAACGCTCGATAGATATTTTGCAGTAACCTGGTTCGATCATGTGGAATGAGAACATCAAAATCACAGAATATGATGATAACCAAGTCAAACTGGTTCTCAAAGGTGAGATCAAGATAATTGCTTTGAAGATATTCGATCGATAATCCTTTATGGGTGCTACTCTGGCGGGCATATTCGATTGAACGTTTCGAAAAATCTACGCCTGTCACTTGATATCCGTGTTCTGCTAGAAGTTCACAATATAAACCAGGTCCGCATCCAAGGTCAAGGATCGATTTTTGCTTGGTTTCCAGATGTCTCTCTATCCACTGAACTGTTCTTTCGATAGTAACTCGTTTTCTGCTAGCTGCATCGCAGTCCTGATTCAGGTGCAGTTGAAGTAGGTGATGGGAGATATAATCGTCTTCCCACATGCTTGCATTGCCTGGTTCATAGAGCGCCGGTTTAGTAATAGTTTTTAAAAGGCTGGATATCTGCATAGTAATCTCCAGATTTAGGATGCTTTCAAAAGACGTTTCCTGTTTTCACTTTCAGGTACCTATCCGGTAACACAATACCTCATATGAGATGTCACTAGTGATGGGCACATGAACAACTATCTATTCAGATAGTTCATATCTGGAAATTAGAGATTTCAAATCTCATTGATTTCTGCATCTAACAATAAATCCTTTCCGTTTTTCCCGTATCAACTCCAGGAGGCTGTCCTGTTAGATGATTCACGCTGGACAGCCTCCATACTGGGGATTTTTACTGTGCATATTTTTTTCCACCGAATCATCAGATAAACGAATTCATAGATGTTATTTTGGGTACCTTAAATTACGTAAATTTTTGGACTAATTTTTTTTAAAATTGGCAGTTACAGGATTCTTACTTTCTTAATCGAAAAATGCAAGAACATCAAATTTCTAGAGGAACGCTCAGCTAATAATAAGAAATTTCAGGGAGTTATGTCGAGCCATTCTACCCCTAAAGTGGTGACCGGATTGATCCGGTTCATCCGCTGAAAACAGTCCATGCATAATATCCAGAAAATTATAAACGCATTTTTCTGGCATAAGTGTTTCCTGGATCTTTATGGAAGTTAGTGGCTTTGTAGCGAAGGAGCGAAGCGATGGGGTGCAAACCGAACCAAGACACCCACGGAAGAAACGAGTTTCTCTCTCCTGGGGTTTGGCTTGGAGAGAGGGATTAGGGGTGAGAGGCAAGGTCACAGGGGTGAAATATGGAATTATTTTAATATTTTGTTAAAAGACTCAAAATCGTGATTTAAATAACATTTGGTTTTACTTTTTCATTTCTTATATATTACATTATCTTTTTCGAATCGATCTAATATCAAATCACAAATTTTTTAGTTTTCTGATATTGAGATTCTTTTTTGGTATGATAAGCGGCAAAATCCTATGATTTAAAAGTGGTTCAGCATA is part of the Methanospirillum lacunae genome and harbors:
- a CDS encoding histidine kinase N-terminal 7TM domain-containing protein — protein: MAFQNYPLFYLFFLSALITGYLSLYTWKRREIRSAKSFSILMGLISVWSLFYGFEVITDDPALHVLFLKLEYLAIPWISGFLILFALEFGGYTKYLTNKLLFLIFLIPVIVFIGYFTNDYHHLYYENSTFLLINDLVVISNTPGMLYRLLTVANIAAAIFGFLVVLQVYYHAPPLLRPQLKYTQLSFIVGIVCVLSYFVFPKLYPDFDLSPIFLVIIGVFLLHAIFRYKLLDLMYIPYRNIFSYLHEGVMVLDPKNRILEINEAASLFFDQDQEILRGRNLESIDSPLKEYYPALTGNDGTKFTIHKKKDQTEYFFLVEMYPVYNLKEMITCRMVILHDISDITKSNKALEEAGKKLSLLNCITRHDLLNQIAIVSGYSNVMIDSSYNPDLYKHHLEIIRDSSDMMKDLIQFTAAYQNLGVGSPVWLSVEGLATRAWKSLPNADGISLEVRSSVEIFADLLLEKVFFNLFDNSIRHGGEIHKISIFSYEQNGIHFLVYEDDGMGIEPEIKPKIFSRGFGKNTGYGLFLIREILSITSITINETGIYGKGVRFEMKIPAGGVRKRSDNSGSEEREEK
- a CDS encoding nucleotidyltransferase family protein, which produces MGLFGSSIRGEAFPNSDIDIIVAFQENREIFDNYMDLKSFLED
- a CDS encoding class I SAM-dependent methyltransferase, encoding MQISSLLKTITKPALYEPGNASMWEDDYISHHLLQLHLNQDCDAASRKRVTIERTVQWIERHLETKQKSILDLGCGPGLYCELLAEHGYQVTGVDFSKRSIEYARQSSTHKGLSIEYLQSNYLDLTFENQFDLVIIIFCDFDVLIPHDRTRLLQNIYRALKPGGLFIFDTLNPKAPAVMTIPGKSWDMANDGFWKMGTYLVLSESFHYEGANVILQQHIVCSEPDQCSVYRFWTHYYQYNSIVAILGEEGFSVEDTCDDLLPDDGSGTHTMVTFYVARKK